In Streptomyces sp. NBC_00091, the following proteins share a genomic window:
- a CDS encoding Lrp/AsnC family transcriptional regulator, whose protein sequence is MRLNDLDERIVHALAEDARRSYADIGSEVGLSAPAVKRRVDRLRAEGAITGFTVRVDPAAMGWETEGFIEIYCRHNTSPDDIRRGLERYPEVVSASTVTGDADALVQVFASDMRHFERVLERIAGEPFVERTKSVLVLSPLLRRFTSGAPA, encoded by the coding sequence GTGCGACTGAACGATCTCGACGAACGCATCGTGCACGCCCTCGCCGAGGACGCCCGCCGCTCCTACGCGGACATCGGCTCCGAGGTAGGGCTCTCCGCCCCCGCCGTGAAGCGGCGCGTGGACCGGCTGCGCGCCGAAGGCGCCATCACCGGCTTCACCGTCCGCGTGGACCCCGCCGCGATGGGCTGGGAGACCGAGGGCTTCATCGAGATCTACTGCCGCCACAACACCTCGCCGGACGACATCCGGCGAGGGCTGGAGCGGTACCCCGAGGTGGTGTCCGCGTCGACCGTCACCGGCGACGCGGACGCCCTCGTCCAGGTCTTCGCCTCCGACATGAGGCACTTCGAGCGCGTCCTGGAGCGCATCGCGGGCGAACCCTTCGTGGAGCGCACGAAGTCCGTACTCGTCCTCTCCCCCCTCCTGCGCCGCTTCACCTCCGGCGCGCCCGCCTGA
- a CDS encoding GNAT family N-acetyltransferase gives MSTENPAAQLDNPVWAALNGPHRAFAEYSGRGAARYVPDANPFAALADPADPAAWADLAALAGPGQEVWLTGLPTPPPDWKTVLSIPGVQLDGRAVRAEAAPEAVRLGPADVAEMTALVELTEPGPFLPRTVELGTYLGIRHEGRLVAMAGERIRPPGWTEISAVCTHPDHRGQGLAARLIRAVAAVIRERGDLPFLHAAADNTNAIRLYESMGFTLRREPVFIGLRVPEADDHS, from the coding sequence ATGTCCACCGAGAACCCCGCCGCCCAGCTGGACAACCCGGTGTGGGCGGCCCTGAATGGCCCGCACCGCGCCTTCGCCGAGTACTCCGGGCGCGGGGCCGCCCGCTACGTCCCGGACGCGAACCCCTTCGCCGCCCTCGCCGACCCGGCCGACCCCGCCGCCTGGGCGGACCTGGCCGCGCTGGCCGGGCCCGGCCAGGAGGTGTGGCTGACCGGCCTGCCCACCCCGCCGCCCGACTGGAAGACGGTGCTGTCCATCCCCGGGGTCCAGCTGGACGGCCGGGCGGTACGGGCCGAGGCCGCGCCGGAGGCGGTCCGGCTCGGCCCCGCCGACGTCGCGGAGATGACGGCGCTGGTGGAGCTGACCGAGCCGGGCCCCTTCCTGCCCCGCACCGTCGAACTGGGCACGTACCTCGGGATCCGGCACGAGGGCCGGCTCGTGGCGATGGCCGGGGAGCGGATCCGGCCGCCGGGCTGGACCGAGATCAGCGCGGTGTGCACCCACCCGGACCACCGCGGCCAGGGCCTGGCGGCGCGGCTGATCCGCGCGGTGGCCGCCGTGATCCGGGAGCGCGGCGACCTCCCCTTCCTGCACGCGGCGGCGGACAACACCAACGCCATCCGGCTGTACGAGTCGATGGGCTTCACCCTGCGCCGCGAGCCGGTGTTCATCGGCCTGCGGGTCCCCGAGGCCGATGATCACTCGTAA